In Mangrovivirga cuniculi, the following proteins share a genomic window:
- a CDS encoding YtxH domain-containing protein — MKSNNLLAFLTGMASGALIGILFAPDKGSNTRDKVTYQLDRYKQILEELIDDLVEGKVEHANQAKTDGEKVVSDAKNKAEQLLDDVDELLGQLKKK, encoded by the coding sequence ATGAAATCAAACAATTTATTAGCTTTTTTAACCGGCATGGCTTCCGGTGCTCTTATAGGAATTTTATTCGCCCCGGATAAAGGCAGTAACACCAGGGATAAGGTTACTTACCAGCTCGACAGATACAAGCAAATATTAGAAGAGCTGATAGATGACCTTGTAGAAGGAAAGGTGGAACATGCTAACCAGGCAAAAACAGATGGAGAAAAGGTAGTTTCAGACGCTAAAAATAAAGCTGAGCAACTACTTGATGACGTAGATGAATTATTAGGACAATTGAAGAAAAAATAA